The Aspergillus nidulans FGSC A4 chromosome VIII genome contains the following window.
TTGGACATCAGATCATTGGAAGAGCCCTCGGTGTCGAAGTTGGGAGAAATAGCGCGGGATGGGAGATTGCTGTTTGCGATGTTGATTTGACGGAAAAGGGGAAAGAGTTGTTTGGTGTTGAGACACTGGTGGGTGCCAACGCTGTATAACCATAGAGATTCTGAATACGACATGCTAACGGTATCCAGAAAATCCAACAAATGCACCGTGACATCGTCTTTGCGTACCCCGATGGTGTGACCCCGCTGGGCAGCTCGCCGAGGTGCGAAGTCCAGGGAATGTACAAGGCAGGGAAGTTTATTACAGTGCAGGGGCATCCGGAGTTCAAAGAGGATATTGTTTCTGAGGTGGTGAACTTGCGGGCTGCGGCGGGTGTTTTTGATAAGGGGCAGGCTGAGGATGCATTGGAGAGAGCCGGAAAGCCGCATGATGGAATTGCTATTGGGGTGGCTTTTCTGAAGTTCTTGTTAGAGTAGATGAATGGGGGGCCATAGATCATTTAGCGTTATGAATAGAAATAGATTATGACTCGAAATATATTCTGTACCGAGCCTTCGCTGGTGGCTTTCACCCCGTAAGAATGTGGTATCTAGATACAAAAGAAATGCGCATAGAACCAGCAAAGCTGGCATGTGAAAGTGACCTCCCCATTATAACCAATTGATCCCATCGGCAAAGAGAGCGAGGTTAGATTAACCACTCGCGCTGGggtcctccctctccaaaAACGTCGGATCGACATTGATCCTCCTCTCAAATTTCGTCCACCAGTCATGAAAAGCCTTAAGCGGCACGACTTCCTGCCCCCGATTCGACGGATCACTCGACGCGAAGCTCGCCAGGAAATTGAACGCGTTCCCCACGATTCTCTGTGCCAGCACCTTCGTAGTAATCCCTTTCTGCTGCGGCGTCtgcttgatcaaatctgttGATGCCCCTCCATTGCCTCCATTCGCAGcctcaagctgcgcaagctgcGGCGCAACTACCTGCACCGGCTCAATTGATATCCCTAGCGTCACCATGCCACCATTCCCGGCGTCTACCATCTGGTCTCCCCCCTGCGCACCTGTGCGGACCGACGGGCTGACTTTAATAACAGACGACGGCTTCTCATTTGCAAGGGCGCCAATGAAACGGAATTCCGAGCCAGGATATTGAATGTAGATAGCAGCAGCTGTGTCTTGCGGGAGGACGGTGCCcggaaggaagaagacgactAATTCGGAAAAGGATGGTGATAGCGGGAAGTTAAAAGCAAATTTTGTGGCTTGCCCATTTGGCTGAGGGTCAACGGCGACGATGTCTGTTAGGCAGGGCCGGCCGGGAATTATGACGGAGAACATGGTGACTGCGGATGATGGAGGTATAtggtaggtaggtaggtaggcaAACGGCGTTTAGTGTAAGACGTCAACAGTCCAATTGTAAGCCAATGTCATGTATAGGAGTTGCGCTTCAAAAGCATCGTGTTGTGCAGAGTTCGTGGAGATTCTAGGTGCTGGATGGAAGCtcagagaagcagcaaagaaaCTCGAAGCACCAGTGACGAAACCATGCATTGcccttatcgataagggCTTGCGTCTTGGCTCATTTATGTCACGTGTCAGAGAACCGCAAGATCAGTGTTTATAGAACTCCTTAGTTCAGAGCATAACATTAGCCGCATCGtacaagaatcatccttcttcaaggatatatgcccgaactgggcccgccaGAGCGCCTGATAGTGCAACAGTCtacacatctacctggatcAAGGGTACAAGCCCCCTCCCTTATCTATAGGTAGCCAAAACGGGCTTCTGCCCCTAGAAGACCCGGCCAGGGTAGTGCCGGATGCTTCTCCCACTCACTTCCGACATATActgtccatagttgctgcttcaaacctgtatctagctagtttgtagggagttctgtttaggcggcacgtccagatgccccctgggaggccgcagatcacgtgggccccgtgatccgccgagtgacgttaaataatcaaatcaaatcaaatcaaatcaaaccTTAGTTCAGAGCTGGTCATTTGCAGGTTTCGTCAGCGATCAACTTACTATGAGTCAGGTCATGGTTCTCAACATGATATAACCAGAAATCTGCTTTCAAATCAGATGCTGACAACTGCGATGCAGTTTTGTTCATCGGTCCAACCGAAGACGCTGTATTCTGAGCACCACAAAATGGCGCGAGACGCCTTATACAAGGGCGAGGCTAGCTACTTGTACCATTACTGCACCGCTGCGCTCGCGATTCATGGGCTATATGTCCTCGCACATTTGAAGTGCGGTTTGAACATCCATCAAGACATTTCATAGATGAACTTGGCCGAGGTTACCGATGACTTGGAATTGTCTGTATTTACGGAGACCAGCTAGTAACCGACCTTGTTCCCAGAAGGCCATGGGCTGTAGTTCAAACGATCAGACATGTAATTTCGCTTTTGTGGGCGGGGAAGTTGATTAACAACACATCCTGTGCTGCGGACTGGGGTACTGCAATCCCACCACCATCTGCCTCACAACAACTGTATCTTCTTACTCCACCTACGCAGACCCCTCCTGCACATTTTGAATCCAATCAGCCTCTCTTTCAGACTCTCCTGGCCTCTGTTCAATTTCGTACGTTGATTGACCAGACTTGGAAAGAAGTTAATGATCGGGTATGGCGAAACGGATCCTGGAGGACAACAATGTCCCCCGGCATTTCTCAGCAAATTCCGTCTTCACGGCAAGCCGTCCAAATTTGAAAGAGCTTACGATACAATGGCTAATCCGAGGTTCGTCTCTAGGCCGTCTTCCAGCTCCGAGCTCCGCACCCCTGCTGCGATCGGGCTGGGAAGTATCCGGTTGACCTGGCTGGCTTCAGGTGAGGCGACGTGTTCGAGAATTGAACTATCGAGTGCTAGGAAACAACCTGCCCTGCGGCCGTCGAGAACATAGAGCCTTTGAAGTTCAAGGGGCCGCAAGCTACCTCTTACCTCACTGAATAGGCTTATAGTGTACTTTCCGCAAATTTTGCCTGCCGGTGCGATCCTCGACGAGCTCTTACAGAGTAATCTCTACATCAGATGGCTTTTCTGGAATATTGCAGGTTGAATACATCTCTGATTTTGTGGTCATTGTTATACCTAATTCTCTGGAGGTAGGCACCTTCGTCCCATTGACAATGGCACAACCCCTCGACTATGACTGTTATGCGGGgtcagcagctgctggcaGACTGTTTTAAGAGCATTATATGAATACAAGGAAGGAAATCGATTAACAACGTTTGTACTGTTCTGCTCGCGGAGCAGATCTCCTCTGGACGCGACGGGTCGATAGTCAAGAATGTTCGGTAAGCTTACAGCTATGTTAACAACCATGAGAATCGTCGAACATGGACGGACATGGACGGACATAGACGAGAAAGGTGATACTAAACCCACGGATAGCAACAACAGGAAGGTGACAGAGGCCACAGAAAGGTTTGTTATCTGAGAATGAGCGGAGTTTTTCGGTAAGCTTTGAGTTCAGAATCTGTCCGGTGTCCGATGGCAAAGCTAACTTGTACAAAGTGTCTGTCTTTTCTGTCGGGAGAGTCGAGGCTGTACAACTTTAGCTAGCGAGATTACGCGCTGTTGGACTTCTTTCTCTGGGACATCCCACTGCTGCTGGGGGGTTAAGGGGTTCCACACCTTTAATACGACGACCCACCCTGCCGCAAGAGTTAAAAATGGTCTCATACCGATCACTATGAAACGTGCCCTGCAGCAGCCTATGGCCTCGATCAATGTTACGATAATAGTCGGGCAAATAGCCCTAACAGCCGGGGATCATGACTAAAAGACGTCGGATTATTGGTCAACAAATGAGCCCCAAAATACCTCCGTTGCAGCTTGGCTCCGATGCAATCAGCAGGCTATCAAGTAGGTCTTTCGTCCTCTCGTTTGTTCTAAAACCTACCTTGGCCTCGGTAGACGAAGCAGTACTCTGTAATCCGTAGAAGCACGCACCGGCCCACTGACTCCACAGCGGCTCAAAAGCAGCACCGGGCTTGGCAGAGGGTCCTCGCCGGCTTAATTTCTTCACCCTCCAGCACTTTCTATACCCATCCCGGTTATGTACCCATATCCGTTACCCCGTACACATTGATTACAAGAAACAACAATATGGCTCCCTTGCCACCAGACATCATGGCAACCCAACTCTCAACAATATATCTACTAGCTGCCATGTTCCCCTCTCCGGGCGAACTCGAACTCGACGCGTCAACAAAGGAATGCATCGACAAAGTGCGAGAATGGTGCGAAAGCGAAGATACATCCGCAGCTGCAAGTCCATCCGCTATCCCATCAAGCATTCTCCTCGCAGTGCACGCCCCGCTCTCAAACACAAATGGGAAGACTATTCAGGTTAACGTCTCCATCCCTCTGCATTCCCAGGACAGCCGGACGGCAGATGAAGCACCCACAATAACATATTCCCTTCGGCAACCAGACTGGATGTCGAAAGCAGAGGTGGCAAAACTGGCCTCTGGAATGCCCGCTGGTGACGTCTTTGCGGCGTTGGAGTTTATTCAAGAAGCTACTGCGTTCCTGGGGGATCTGAACGCAACCTCAATTTGTGAAAAcccctcaattcccactCAGAGTATCAGGGAGCCACTCGTTCGCGTCTGGTTCTACTTCCCCTCTCTCTCAACGCGCGCGAAACGCGCCGATATGGTCAATTATGCGCCGGACTACGGGCTAACGGGCTTCGTTCTTGCCGGGAAACCGGGCGTTTTATGTCTGGAGGGTGCGTCGAAGGATATTGATTCGTATATGAGCTTTATCAAGACGCACTCGTGGGGGGACATTCCTGCGCATCAGAAGAAGGTTAGCGAGCGGTTTCGAGAGACGGTGAGCGTTGAGAGAGTATTTGCGGGCATGGAGGAGATCACGGACAGCCTGGGGGAACGGGGTGGGCAGAGGGCGAACCGCGGGGATATGCAGGCATTGGAGGCTTGGCTTGGGAGGAGAGGGCTGGGAGAGGCTTTTGAAAAGGTAATTTTTTAGGTTGGAGCTTATGGTTTATGCAGCACGGATGAGGTCTTGGGAGATCTTTGTAAAGAATATCTGAAGCGAGCCAAAAACTATTCGTATAGAACAAAGCCTGTCTTATATAGTTACAACAAGTTCACCCATGATATCCATCATAGCAGTCAGTAAAAAGGCAGGTCATCCCGGTCCAACAACCCCACGATATTCTGGCTGAAAGAGAACCAGTCTCCCAGATTGAACCCATCCACCGCATCAATGGTTCCATCACCGAAGTTTGCACCAGGGCTGCTAGTATCAGCTTCTAATGATGACATGCGCTTGTTGGGTATGCGACCTGAGATTCCAGCGGGTAGCTGAGACTGTACACCGAAGGCGCAGAGCTGCGcatccacctccatcctGAGCCTCCGCTGCTCCTCACTCGAGCTTGCTGTTGACATGATGTCACAATAGCGCTGAGCGACGGTACAAAACACATGGAACAAGTGGTAGTGTTTGGCAATCGCAGGCGAATGCGGGCAGACAGACTCCATTGAGGTGACGAAAGCTTGCATCTGGCTCAGGTCTTGAAGGCTGCCCGTTTCAATTACATGGCAGAATAGCACAATAAAAGGCACAAAGGGGACGAAGAGAATAGACCTAGACGAACAATGAGTTGTAAGCTACCAAAGAGTGGTGTTCCAGACGTACCACGTTATATGCCCAGATAAGAGATCTGTATCGGTCGTGCCAAACTCACGAATAAAGGACTGGTGGCCTTCCAGTGCAGCCCGTGCTGATTCAAGACTTTCTTCGTtgaatgttgaagaagacccCGTTTGGACCGGCATAGCGCGGTATATCAGAGTCAACATAGACTGACGGAGGACATCTTCGGATATGGTGCTGGATTTTATCCTTTGGGCGTGCTCCTGGGTTGCGGATCGAAGCCAGGATTCCTGTAGAAATTATTAGAGCCCGTAGCTACACAAGGATAGGGAGGTTGTACAGTGGCCATCCTGCAATCCGTCGAGAgtccctgcagctgctgcgcTAGTACCGTCGCACGATGTCTCCGTACATCCACTggcagagaaagagagccAGCGCAATATAGTTCCTCGTAAATTCTCCCTGCCAAGCGAGCAAGTTCCACCAAGTACCCAAAGTACTCCATAAGCTGAGAGTCCGGCGACGAGCTTGTTCGAGACGATGGCGCTGGGACGGTGATATCGCTGTCCAGGATGGTGGAAGACTGGCCATTGCGTAAAGATAGAGTCTTCTCAAGAAAGTACACCAGCCAGAACAATAGTCCCTTGCTGTTGGGCTGGTTCGTTGATGAATCGGTCCCGACGGATCGAGTATGGTATCCTAGAAGTCGCGCGCTTTGAGAGGCAGCATTCACTAGAATGGACGCCAGAGAGCCCTTTGCATTACCAATCGCATATGTGGCCTTCGTGCGGTAGCTGTCAGCCGGAAATGATCTGTACGCGGAGGCCGGAGAGGGCAAGACTTActgcaagaacaagagcGAATACCATCTCGTGGCTTGGCTGAATATAAAGAGGCAGCCTGGACAGGGCGGTTTCTAGGTTGACACGACAGGTGGACAGTAAGTTCTCGGGATTATCGTTTAGGGAGCTGTTCGCTTGTTGTTGGATTACGCCAGCCCAAGTTGCGAAAACTTTTGACATGGTATTAGCCTTGTCGGCTGTCAGGCAAGACGCGATGATAGCGTCACTCACAGTATAAGGCTGCATTGACGATAATAAACTCTGCATCCGAGTACTCAGGCGAGAAATATACCTTCAGGCAGAGATCTGAGAGGCTCTCTGAGCTTAAAAACATCTTGAAAGACTCGGCCAGTAGTTGGATATCTACGCTGTCTGTCTCTATATTGCGTGGTTAGCATCAATTTCCCACTTAAACACCTTGTAGCAATGAAGCAAGCACCTTGTGCCTCCCGTAGGATGCTCACAGTCACTTCGATTGGAGGCATTTCGTACTTTGGCAGGCCTGCGGCTGGCTCTAACCGTGCGTGAGGGAACAAGGATGTCGCCGCAAGCGACTGGTAGCTAAACGACTCTACAAACTGCGAGATCGTCTTCAGGAGGCATGTTACCTCTCCGGTGATGTCTCTCTCTTGCTTGGAATCGACAGCGTCGTGTAGGAAACGGACTGCAAACGACGACTGCGCGgacaaagaagacgacgactGCCCTTTCAACAACCGGCCCTTCTCTGCCGGGTCGTCTAGAGTGGGAAAGCCGTGTACCTGGCGCGAGCATACATCGGGAGTACTGTTATTACTCGAAGCATCGCCTGTAGCAAATCGATGGGTGGAGGAATGTTGTATAGCGGATTGGCACGGCGGAGCGCTGTGCAGCTGGAGAGCTAGAGATTCGACAAGATTACTTAACCGATCGAGCCGACTTTCAATCGAGTCGATCTTGCGTTCGCTATCCACAACCATCAGTAAATATACTattctcgaggaagaagacgcgTACTATTGCGAAGATATCAGAACACGGGCTTGCTTTGGCCGTGCGGCAGGCTTGagggttatacagctagcACCCGACAGGCGACAGTTTGAGCAAGGCGAAGATTTATCACAGCGTATCTGCCTCATATCAGTCTATTTGCACCAAGACAAACGGTGCGCTTAGAGGCTGACTTTGCGGTTGCGGCATGGCTCACACTACCGAGGCTGGTCAGCGAATGACCTTTTAATCACAGCTAACACTTACTGCACGCTTCTGGATCAAGGTGGTCATGTCTGCCATCTTGTCGTTACTTCCTGCCAGAGCATAGTATGGATTGggggacgaagaggaagaggactaTGTCACCATGGCACGACGATGACTCGGAGTCCGCGCATCCCGCATCCCGCAGCTTCCGCAATCCGAGCCCTAAGTGTCAGGACACAGTCACCTTGGCGTCAAGCTGCCATGCCGATTGGATATGGGGATTCACTGTGTAGTACACAGGCGTATGACGATGAAAGGAATACGGGCGGCTGTTATGTTTGGGAGAACGCTCCTCTTTTGACTGAGATTCAAGCTCTCGCTGTCCCTCTCGTATATATCCACATAAATTATAAAAAAAGCGCAGCAAGTTTCTGCAGCACCAATTAGTAGTTGGctaaaataaaaaaaaaaaattaagataatcaagaaaaaaatataaaattGAATAGAAAAATGGCTTGTCTTGTAACCTGAAATCATATGCGAAATTTTCAAGATCGAAAATATAAAATAATCCAAACAATTTTGGGAGAAACTGAGTATTCACCTTAGTAACTAAGATTCACAAGACTGAGATATTTTCGAGTAAATGGCATGAAATAGCATGTTGTCTCTGGCGCAACGCTATATTGAGTGGCTCGAGACGAGAAGTCTCCCGAGCTCAGAAAGCTCCCTACAAGGTTTGGTCGTATGTGGCGGGCACTGCTTATATGTCTTATATACTGCGCTTAGATAGTAGGCTGTCATTCACAATATAGAAGTAATTTATCAACGGCGACCGAATAGGCGCTGTGAAAAGCTTATTGGATAGCGATGCTGATATCCCTTCTGTCTCCTGCAGAAGCTTCCGTACTTGGTTCGCGCTTCTTCAAATTAAAAGTCAGGAGCTACGCCTGGGCGATGCCAGGAATCACCAGTTATTCAAATGATCGAAGTACCGTGGGAGTCGCGGGGAGAGCAGAAGTTATGTTCAACTCGTTAGATCTCCCGGGATCTATTCGCGACATATTTTGAGAAAGCCTGTTCTAAGAGGCTACAAGGACACTTAAAGCTCCGGCGCGTATCAAACCAGAACTGGTTGATTTGCCAAACGATTAGGGCTACCTCTTTAGACGAGAGGAATCGGCGGCTGTTAGGATACCTCGAGGCAGGTTCCACAGAGGTCCCCAATGCAGGCTTTGATGCAATGACTGCTTCCGGGGCATATACAAGAAGAGATTGTATAAACCAGAGGCACAAGCGTGCTTGAGATCGAAATCACAGATGGACTACCGCTAGTCCCATGATCCCTGACAAGATTCTAGGTCTACGTTCTAGAAGCTGACGAAACCGAAATAACAACGAAAACAACGAAATTGAAAGAACAACAGGGATTGAAGGCTCCTAAGGCCAACTTACCGTTATAAGTGGACTGTTGGTCCTCTTCATTGCGCCGCATGGAATGCCCGTTATACCACCGGCGCCAGCGGTAGGGCACTGCTCTTGAGCCCGGGTTGGAAGCCACGATGGATGCAGATGATCCATGTGGGCCAGTAAAATGGGCTCTGCATCTAGCTAGTTGTTGGCGTGGGCGAAAGTCTGAAGATAGAAGGCGCGTTATCGAGGAAAGGAGCCAAGCTGATATCTAGAATCTTTTGTCCAGTCCGCTTCCAGCGTTATAATCCTCCCTTCTGCTGGCTTATTATTCCCATACATCCGTTGACTTTGCTTCTCTAACAGACTCCCATGGAACCGGATTATGTCCTCGACCCGCGCGGCGAAGTCATTCTCGTCGTCCAGAGACCGAACGCCCCGTTCGCTATATGGAACCAgttccttcctcctccaacacCTCCTGATGCCCAACAACCTTTGGCGATGATGGGAACGAGAGGGATGAATATCAGAGACGCTACTGGGCTGGCATCAACATTGGAAGCTGAGGATGGGCTTGATaatgacgacgacgacgaaaACGATGATGATACAAACATAGCATACCCTAATGGATCAGCATTCGTGCACGACGGCGAGGAACTCGAAATCGAAACAAGCGTCGACGGTGCTGACGGGTCAGAATCTACAAGCGATGCTGAGTATGTAGATGAAATGAGCGCCGAAGATTTTACTGAGCCAGCGCTCAACCATGGCGCGGAGGAAGACGATTCCAGGACTTGCATCCTAATCCCTAACCAGCCAGGATCGCCAGACCACGACAAAGAGGCCGATTCGCACGTCCAGATCCAGGTCTCTGCCAGGCACCTCGCGCTCGGCTCGCCAGTCTTTGACAGAATGCTCCACGGCAGTTGGAAAGAAGGCCGGGAATTCAAAGAAAAGGGCTCCATCGTTCTGGTCGTTGACAACTGGGATGTCGATGCGTTTCTAGTGGTCCTTAACATCTTGCATTCCCAGCTGCTGAAACTGCCTCGGAAGGTAACAATCGAGCAGCTTGCTAAGATTGCAGTCATAGCAGACTACTATGATTGCCAGAGTGTGCGGTTCTTTGGCAGCTTATGGGTCCGATGCCTTCCAAAAAAGCCTCCGGCGTCGCCTTTTCGTTTTAGAGATATAATGCTAGGGCTCTGGATTGCTTATTTTTTTCGGCATGCCCTCACCTTCAGCGCCTATTCGCGTGCTGCAATAGAGCAAAGTGATTATTTTATCTCGTCGCTTGGCCTGCCTATACCAGCGACGATTATCGGTGAGCTCTATGGTGCGCTCGGCTGGGACACAGACTTACGGTATCCCAGATGATCTGAATGATAAGAGAATCGACGCAATCGGTCGAGTTATTGACGAATTGTATGACCGAAGGGACCATCTCCTCTCGGATGATGCATCAATTGAACCGGGATGCACTTTAGAATGCAGGTCCATCGTGCTAGGTACTTTGATGAGGCACATGCATGAGCATAACTTCCGGTATCACCCACCAGAGGCTCCCTACATTGGTATTCGACTCTGTAACGTCCGCAATGTAGAACGCTTTCGTGCTCCAGACTGGGCGAAGCGTGATGAGCGCTATCCTCGAGATTCTGAGTGGGCGTATGCGTGGCATGACTGTCAAGAGCTAGCTCTGGCTCGTGGCTTTGAGACATGGTCCTCGGTTGGTCTTGATTTGGCCGACTATACGGTTTAGCTACTTTTGCGTGTAGATGTGGTTGGTTGCAAACGTAGGTTTCGACCACTACCATGTAGTCTTTTTATTATCTATAGACCGGTCTTATACGTCCAAAAAAATCCCTTTCACAATGAAAATATTCCTCGCAACCCCTTAACAAGCTCCGGCACTGTAAGTGCTCCAACAGGTAGCATCGCCAACCGATCCCTGAGAGCCCGCAGGAGACGGGGTATTACTACACGAGTCTCTGGGAAAGCCCCGGTAATGACCAAATAGAGCCCTGTACTAAACCCGACTGTGGTTGCAAATGCAGAGAGAAGCCCTAGATACGAGAGGATCTCTACACCtggcttcttgaagaaatACCTCTTCCGCTCCCCCAgccttgttcttctctttaGCGTTGGAATGTATTTGAAGTCGAACACTGTTTCTTTCCCAAGACCGTCTTTCTCGTCCATGAGGTGTTTCCAGAACATTTTCTTGCGGTTCTACATCGTGTTCATTGGCCTGCTTGTCCATGGATGTGATATAGGAAGGCCACGTACCTCGATAACATGTCGATCAACAGCTGGAATCAACGGAATCGTCTTGCTCTGCACCTTCACCCAGAAGCAATACCCCCAAATAAGCACTCGGTAATAGAGACTAGTCTTCGGAATTTGTAACTCATCCGACAGCTGATCCCCATTCAGCAATCTTGTCAATGCATCCATGTACTCCAGAGACGCGTATATCGGGGCCGTGTTCTCCAGTCCAATCGCAATATTCCTCGCCAGGATTCTGCCCGTGTCCGTCGGATCAAACTCGTTAACCAGCAGCGACTCCGATACAACCTTCGCTTTTGCCGCACTCTCGAACGGCTCCGTCGGCGCCCCCATATACCACGCCACCAGCCGCCAAACTGCAATGtaatcctcctcttcttgtgGAGTCAAATGAATCCCCTGCCGCGGAAGACCCAGCCAAATCACCGTGCTACTGAATGTGTTTATCGTCGCGAATGAATCCAGGTCATTGATGGGAAGGCCGTAGCGCCCGGCGTCATAATATGTGGGATCCTGTTCCACGAGACTCATGATTTTCCGACGCACAGCGGAGTGTAAGAGTCTGACGCGCACGGAGGCGAGGTGGCCCTCTCCGCCTGGCTTCAGGGCCTCGGCGCTTTTGTTCACTTGGATTGTGTGCTGGACTGTTTCGAGGAGGCGCCAGCGGACGACTTTTGCGCTGAAGCCGCCTGTTCGGGTCAAAACTTCACCAACGCGGATAGCACCCCTGTACAGTTCATGGTTTATTAGGGCTGGGTTCAGTTTTAGGATGAGATGGGATAGTCAAAATTGGCGATGCGTACATTCCGCCTAAAAGGCTAACGAATGTCAACTGAGTCGATCAACATATGTTAGCTGTCGTCCTGCATGACACGGCACAGATAGAAATGAAGATATCATACAGCATTTGTGACAGGCACCAAGTGCCGCCAGAAGATATCCTGGCCACGCTGGATCTGCTCCCAATCCACCCATTCCGGCACGGTATTGATTTGATTCCagagttcttccagcttAGGGTTTTGAGCATGGTTATCCCTCAGCAGTGCGTATCTATCCCGTTTTGTGGGATCTTCTGAAGAAGCCGGTAAACTGTCAAGTACCTCGTTGGCTTCATCGGCTAGGGTGTCGCAGGTTCGGATCCAGGGTTCTAGTTCGCTGCCAGGACGATGCTGCGGGGTCCATTCGAAGGAGTAGTCCCAGTAATGGTAGACGACTCGATTGCCCTTCTTATTGGTGGTTACGGACATCTTGTTATTTAGGTGAAGTGTAGTGAAGGGTAGATAGAGATAGGGTTGAGCGGTTGCGGTGTGGTAGTATATAGCTAAATGCTTTCTATATGAGGTTCGCGATCCCGAAGCAGATAGCAACACCCGCGGTCCGGGGTCCGGGCCCCGGGCATAGAGATCATCAGGCCATTAGATAGTTTTTGGGGTTCGTGACTTGCAGGAGAGTCACACAGTATGCTGCCGATCAATGGTGGGTATCGCATGTGAAGCAGGGTCATGCCTACTGAGTCAGTTGGAGCTCTTGGCCCAACTACGGATGACTTTGACGAGCAAATGCCGACCACCTATCAAACTTACAGGCACCAATGCATTAACTTTCATTCTTTCTCCTACTCATGAGGCCGCGGGTCGAGGATGTCACATGGAGAATAGTGCGCGACGCGCGACCTATCCTTGACGGCGCCGCCATCCGCCATATGACATCTTGTGTACCCAAACTTAAGCATAGGAGTCGCTTCTCAATCCATCCAGGGCGCCGGTACATTCCCTCAAACTTGACGTCTAAAGATGATGCGAGCACGTATCAACCTTGACTTGCAGGTCACACTTgacctttttctcttcctggtTCCAGATCGCAAAGCCAAAAGTGTTGTCGCCGTCATAGTTCCAGACACCGGGAGGTACAGGGAAGGTATGCATCGCTTCATTCACGTAAGGGTAGTATCTGCCATATTGGTACCCGTTGATATAGAGGTAAGCTCAAAAGC
Protein-coding sequences here:
- a CDS encoding type 1 glutamine amidotransferase (transcript_id=CADANIAT00002532); translation: MPRTPLRIAVLECDTPPESSNAKYGGYVGVFKTLLYSSVRELYKQEEVDPSSILEISRFDVVTAQNYPDLANVDAVLLTGSKHNSFEDHPWILKLVEFTKKAIEHPRVKLLGICFGHQIIGRALGVEVGRNSAGWEIAVCDVDLTEKGKELFGVETLKIQQMHRDIVFAYPDGVTPLGSSPRCEVQGMYKAGKFITVQGHPEFKEDIVSEVVNLRAAAGVFDKGQAEDALERAGKPHDGIAIGVAFLKFLLE
- a CDS encoding OPI10 family protein (transcript_id=CADANIAT00002533) yields the protein MFSVIIPGRPCLTDIVAVDPQPNGQATKFAFNFPLSPSFSELVVFFLPGTVLPQDTAAAIYIQYPGSEFRFIGALANEKPSSVIKVSPSVRTGAQGGDQMVDAGNGGMVTLGISIEPVQVVAPQLAQLEAANGGNGGASTDLIKQTPQQKGITTKVLAQRIVGNAFNFLASFASSDPSNRGQEVVPLKAFHDWWTKFERRINVDPTFLEREDPSASG
- a CDS encoding uncharacterized protein (transcript_id=CADANIAT00002534); this encodes MTTKSEMYSTCNIPEKPSDVEITLEVRGSLRPLELQRLYVLDGRRAGCFLALDSSILEHVASPEASQVNRILPSPIAAGVRSSELEDGLETNLGLAIVSGQESLKERLIGFKMCRRGLHFWLYHVENHDLTHSLKQQLWTVYVGSEWEKHPALPWPGLLGAEARFGYL
- a CDS encoding DUF1115 domain protein (transcript_id=CADANIAT00002535), with amino-acid sequence MAPLPPDIMATQLSTIYLLAAMFPSPGELELDASTKECIDKVREWCESEDTSAAASPSAIPSSILLAVHAPLSNTNGKTIQVNVSIPLHSQDSRTADEAPTITYSLRQPDWMSKAEVAKLASGMPAGDVFAALEFIQEATAFLGDLNATSICENPSIPTQSIREPLVRVWFYFPSLSTRAKRADMVNYAPDYGLTGFVLAGKPGVLCLEGASKDIDSYMSFIKTHSWGDIPAHQKKVSERFRETVSVERVFAGMEEITDSLGERGGQRANRGDMQALEAWLGRRGLGEAFEKHG
- a CDS encoding Zn(II)2Cys6 transcription factor (transcript_id=CADANIAT00002536), translating into MADMTTLIQKRACEPCRNRKIRCDKSSPCSNCRLSGASCITLKPAARPKQARVLISSQYERKIDSIESRLDRLSNLVESLALQLHSAPPCQSAIQHSSTHRFATGDASSNNSTPDVCSRQVHGFPTLDDPAEKGRLLKGQSSSSLSAQSSFAVRFLHDAVDSKQERDITGEVTCLLKTISQFVESFSYQSLAATSLFPHARLEPAAGLPKYEMPPIEVTVSILREAQETDSVDIQLLAESFKMFLSSESLSDLCLKVYFSPEYSDAEFIIVNAALYFFATWAGVIQQQANSSLNDNPENLLSTCRVNLETALSRLPLYIQPSHEMVFALVLASSTILDSDITVPAPSSRTSSSPDSQLMEYFGYLVELARLAGRIYEELYCAGSLSLPVDVRRHRATESWLRSATQEHAQRIKSSTISEDVLRQSMLTLIYRAMPVQTGSSSTFNEESLESARAALEGHQSFIREFGTTDTDLLSGHITWSILFVPFVPFIVLFCHVIETGSLQDLSQMQAFVTSMESVCPHSPAIAKHYHLFHVFCTVAQRYCDIMSTASSSEEQRRLRMEVDAQLCAFGVQSQLPAGISGRIPNKRMSSLEADTSSPGANFGDGTIDAVDGFNLGDWFSFSQNIVGLLDRDDLPFY
- a CDS encoding uncharacterized protein (transcript_id=CADANIAT00002537), which encodes MDADDPCGPTPMEPDYVLDPRGEVILVVQRPNAPFAIWNQFLPPPTPPDAQQPLAMMGTRGMNIRDATGLASTLEAEDGLDNDDDDENDDDTNIAYPNGSAFVHDGEELEIETSVDGADGSESTSDAEYVDEMSAEDFTEPALNHGAEEDDSRTCILIPNQPGSPDHDKEADSHVQIQVSARHLALGSPVFDRMLHGSWKEGREFKEKGSIVLVVDNWDVDAFLVVLNILHSQLLKLPRKCAVLWQLMGPMPSKKASGVAFSF